The Acidimicrobiales bacterium genome has a window encoding:
- a CDS encoding 1-acyl-sn-glycerol-3-phosphate acyltransferase, which translates to MAREVGQLYKPARALLDPLFSFFWKWEIEGLEHVPSEGGAIVAPNHLSVFDHFAVAAALPRRITYVGKAEYMDSWKTRYVFPALGMIPIDRGGGSAAERALDKAAQLLDSGELFGIYPEGTRSRDGDLHKGHTGVARLALRTGCPILPVGLQGTLEVQPPDCSLPKAFKTLRVRFGRPVDVTRYLDRADDRMILRQITDEVMFEVSELSGQRYVDTYATKKSEDIPTETARVAGPVLAGAPG; encoded by the coding sequence ATGGCGCGAGAGGTGGGGCAGCTCTACAAGCCGGCGCGGGCCCTTCTCGACCCGCTCTTCTCGTTCTTCTGGAAGTGGGAGATCGAGGGCCTCGAGCACGTCCCTTCCGAGGGCGGGGCCATCGTGGCGCCCAACCACCTCTCGGTGTTCGACCACTTCGCGGTCGCGGCCGCGCTCCCGCGGCGCATCACCTACGTCGGCAAGGCCGAGTACATGGACAGCTGGAAGACCCGCTACGTCTTCCCGGCGCTCGGCATGATCCCGATCGACCGCGGCGGCGGCAGCGCCGCCGAGCGGGCCCTCGACAAGGCGGCGCAGCTCCTCGACTCCGGTGAGCTGTTCGGCATCTACCCCGAGGGCACCCGCAGCCGCGACGGCGACCTCCACAAGGGGCACACCGGGGTCGCCCGCCTCGCGCTGCGCACCGGGTGTCCCATCCTCCCGGTCGGCCTCCAGGGCACCCTCGAGGTGCAGCCCCCGGACTGCTCGCTGCCGAAGGCGTTCAAGACGCTGCGGGTCCGCTTCGGCCGCCCGGTCGACGTCACCCGCTATCTCGACAGGGCCGACGACCGCATGATCCTGCGCCAGATCACCGACGAGGTGATGTTCGAGGTCAGCGAGCTCTCCGGCCAGCGCTACGTCGACACCTACGCCACCAAGAAGAGCGAGGACATCCCCACCGAGACCGCCCGGGTGGCGGGGCCGGTGCTGGCGGGTGCGCCGGGCTGA
- the cysS gene encoding cysteine--tRNA ligase, which translates to MTDFPPDAAEPMRLYDTARRAVVPFEPGPLVTMYTCGITPYDATHLGHAATYVTYDVLQRRLRDRGHETRCVRNITDVDDDILRKARELGVHYLDLAAAETARFDNDMLTLNVITSWSEPRATSAIPDIRGFIGMVLDRGHAYESGGAVYFSVSSFERFGQVSHLSRDEMLELARQHGGNPDDPNKRDPLDFVLWQPSADDEPAWESLWGPGRPGWHIECSALALRELDTTIDLHGGGSDLIFPHHECEAAQSEAATGEPFVRHWMHQAMVRMDGEKMSKSLGNLVFVSDLLKTHDPRAIRLAVVAHHYRDSWEWHESLMPAADARLERWLAATDAPGATDSVTALAGVRACLDDDLSTPGAVAAIDAAVERGEGVASAAALLGVYLVGEAEV; encoded by the coding sequence ATGACCGACTTCCCCCCCGACGCCGCCGAGCCGATGCGCCTCTACGACACCGCCCGTCGCGCCGTGGTGCCCTTCGAGCCGGGACCCCTCGTCACGATGTACACGTGCGGCATCACGCCGTACGACGCCACCCACCTGGGCCACGCCGCCACCTACGTGACCTACGACGTTCTCCAGCGCCGCCTGCGCGATCGGGGGCACGAGACCCGCTGCGTGCGCAACATCACCGACGTCGACGACGACATCCTCCGCAAGGCCCGCGAGCTCGGCGTGCACTACCTCGACCTCGCCGCCGCCGAGACGGCCCGATTCGACAACGACATGCTCACGCTCAACGTGATCACGTCGTGGAGCGAACCCCGGGCGACCTCGGCCATCCCCGACATCCGCGGCTTCATCGGGATGGTGCTCGACCGGGGCCACGCCTACGAGAGCGGCGGTGCGGTGTACTTCTCCGTCTCGAGCTTCGAGCGGTTCGGGCAGGTCTCGCACCTCTCCCGCGACGAGATGCTCGAGCTGGCCCGTCAGCACGGCGGCAACCCCGACGATCCGAACAAGCGTGACCCCCTCGACTTCGTCCTCTGGCAGCCCTCCGCCGACGACGAGCCGGCCTGGGAGTCGCTGTGGGGCCCGGGGCGCCCGGGCTGGCACATCGAGTGCTCGGCGCTGGCGCTGCGCGAGCTCGACACGACCATCGACCTGCACGGCGGCGGCTCGGACCTGATCTTCCCCCACCACGAGTGCGAGGCCGCGCAGAGCGAGGCCGCCACCGGGGAGCCCTTCGTCCGCCACTGGATGCACCAGGCCATGGTCCGGATGGACGGCGAGAAGATGTCGAAGTCCCTCGGCAACCTCGTCTTCGTGAGCGACCTGTTGAAGACCCACGACCCCCGGGCGATCCGCCTGGCCGTCGTCGCCCACCACTACCGCGACTCGTGGGAGTGGCACGAGTCGCTGATGCCCGCCGCCGACGCCCGCCTCGAACGGTGGCTGGCGGCCACGGACGCTCCGGGTGCGACGGACAGCGTGACGGCGCTGGCGGGGGTGCGGGCCTGTCTCGACGACGACCTGAGCACGCCCGGGGCGGTGGCGGCCATCGACGCCGCCGTCGAGCGGGGCGAGGGCGTGGCGTCGGCGGCCGCGCTGCTCGGGGTGTACCTGGTCGGCGAAGCCGAGGTCTGA
- the npdG gene encoding NADPH-dependent F420 reductase: MQIGIVGGTGPAGSGLAARLASVGHEVVIGSRSVERAREVTDGLGERWAGRSLAITAADNAGAADAELIVVATPWDAAWTTAKSVGDRLHGKVVLSMANALVRVGHEFQPLVPPRGSVAASVQAAVPGSEVVAALHHVPAKELGDLDHGVESDVLICSDHADAKQLCMELIAGLPDLRPLDAGDLTQAAPIEAFTAVLLQLNVRYRTRVAVKFTGLDLP; this comes from the coding sequence ATGCAGATCGGGATCGTCGGTGGGACGGGTCCGGCCGGGAGCGGTCTCGCCGCCCGACTGGCGTCGGTGGGTCACGAGGTCGTCATCGGCTCGCGGTCGGTCGAACGAGCCCGGGAGGTGACCGACGGGCTCGGGGAGCGGTGGGCCGGGCGTTCGCTGGCGATCACGGCGGCCGACAACGCCGGCGCCGCCGACGCGGAGCTGATCGTCGTCGCCACCCCGTGGGACGCGGCCTGGACCACCGCGAAGTCCGTCGGCGACCGCCTCCACGGCAAGGTCGTCCTCTCGATGGCCAACGCCCTCGTGCGGGTCGGCCACGAGTTCCAGCCGCTCGTGCCCCCCCGGGGGTCGGTGGCGGCCAGCGTGCAGGCGGCGGTGCCCGGTTCGGAGGTGGTGGCGGCCCTGCACCACGTGCCCGCCAAGGAGCTCGGCGACCTCGATCACGGCGTCGAGAGCGACGTGCTCATCTGCTCCGATCATGCCGACGCCAAGCAGCTGTGCATGGAGCTCATCGCCGGGCTGCCGGACCTGCGCCCGCTCGACGCCGGCGATCTCACCCAGGCCGCCCCGATCGAGGCGTTCACCGCCGTGCTCCTGCAGCTCAACGTGCGCTACCGCACGCGGGTGGCGGTGAAGTTCACGGGTCTCGACCTGCCCTGA